A stretch of Dethiosulfovibrio salsuginis DNA encodes these proteins:
- a CDS encoding YgeY family selenium metabolism-linked hydrolase: MKIPFEQVLAKAEEYKEDMTRFLRDMIAIPSESCEEEGVINRIKEEMEKVGFDKVEIDPMGNVLGYVGHGKHLIAMDAHIDTVGIGEIKNWEFDPYKGMEEGDVIGGRGASDQEGGMAAMVYAGKIIKDLGLEDDYTLLVTGTVQEEDCDGLCWQYIIEEDGIRPEFVVSTEPTSCRIYRGQRGRMEIKVETKGISCHGSAPERGENAIYKMAPIITELRALHENLGDDEFLGKGSLTISQIFHKSPSRCAVADGCTISIDRRLTWGETWEGALQEVRNLPAVKEGKAEVSLYTYERPSWTGLVYPTDCYFPAWKVEEDHPACQALIESYRHLFDKEPVVDKWTFSTNGVSIMGRHGIPVIGFGPGNEEEAHAPNEKTWKSHLVTCAAMYAVIPGLYVEGQK, translated from the coding sequence ATGAAAATCCCTTTTGAGCAGGTTCTGGCAAAGGCGGAGGAGTACAAAGAGGACATGACCCGCTTCCTCAGGGACATGATAGCCATCCCCAGCGAGAGCTGCGAGGAGGAGGGCGTCATAAACAGGATCAAGGAGGAGATGGAGAAGGTCGGATTCGACAAGGTCGAGATAGACCCGATGGGCAACGTCCTGGGCTACGTCGGACACGGCAAACACCTTATCGCTATGGACGCCCACATCGACACAGTCGGCATAGGGGAGATAAAGAACTGGGAGTTCGACCCCTATAAAGGCATGGAGGAAGGGGACGTCATAGGGGGAAGGGGCGCCAGCGACCAGGAGGGCGGCATGGCGGCCATGGTCTACGCCGGAAAGATCATCAAGGACCTGGGCCTGGAGGACGACTACACACTTTTGGTCACAGGAACGGTCCAGGAGGAGGACTGCGACGGCCTCTGCTGGCAGTACATTATCGAGGAGGACGGTATCCGCCCCGAGTTCGTCGTCAGCACCGAGCCCACAAGCTGCCGGATCTACCGTGGTCAGAGGGGCAGGATGGAGATAAAGGTGGAGACCAAGGGCATAAGCTGTCACGGCTCCGCCCCTGAGAGAGGGGAGAACGCCATATACAAAATGGCCCCCATCATCACCGAGCTCAGGGCCCTCCACGAGAACCTTGGGGACGACGAGTTCCTGGGCAAGGGAAGCCTGACCATATCACAGATCTTCCATAAATCGCCCTCTCGTTGCGCTGTGGCCGACGGATGCACCATCTCCATCGACCGTCGGCTCACCTGGGGAGAGACCTGGGAGGGAGCCCTCCAGGAGGTCAGAAACCTCCCGGCGGTCAAGGAGGGAAAGGCGGAGGTGTCTCTCTATACCTACGAGAGGCCGTCATGGACCGGCCTGGTCTACCCCACCGACTGCTACTTCCCTGCCTGGAAGGTCGAGGAGGACCATCCGGCCTGTCAGGCCCTTATAGAGAGCTACCGCCATCTGTTCGACAAGGAGCCTGTCGTGGACAAGTGGACCTTCTCCACCAACGGGGTCTCCATAATGGGCAGACACGGCATTCCGGTCATAGGCTTTGGCCCGGGCAACGAGGAGGAGGCCCACGCCCCCAACGAGAAGACCTGGAAGAGCCACCTTGTCACCTGTGCCGCCATGTACGCCGTCATCCCTGGGCTGTACGTAGAAGGGCAGAAATAG
- a CDS encoding N-acyl-D-amino-acid deacylase family protein: protein MFDVVFNGAFIVDGLGSDPFRADVAILGGEIAAIGHDLGSSREIVDIDGLHLVPGFVDIHGHSELRAMVDPGLYPKLLQGYTTELGGNCGVGLAPVRHEGRVDLAKEVSGILGLGPQDWPWSSFPELLDHLGSMNFGLDLGLLVPHGPLRRFVMGERSCQSATAEDLSQMAMLLDQAIEAGAFGLSTGLFYDPCCYCDGRELEALFSVVAARGGLVSVHQRSEGDGILDSLEEILSPAERTGARLQISHLKIGGRRNAHKLEAVLGRIGSAVDSGVDVAFDQYPYSAGSTSLYSLLPPRWMGLDFSLLRRSLCDKVDRSIIKEEMENPDGWDGVHSLVGWGGIYLTSAQREEHRPYLGKSLEEIGRMRGEDPFDSFFYLLSEEGKALTMIDFITSDEMVEGIMAHPLQMFGTDGLYSPCPHPRTFGCSYRVLGDYVKGGKLSLPEAVNKLSSRPATRMGLSDRGTIQVGKKADLVALDMDAMANMADYGHPDRIGEGIPFVWVGGKLSVRDKTVVGLGGRLLRR, encoded by the coding sequence TTGTTTGACGTCGTATTCAACGGTGCTTTTATCGTGGACGGCCTTGGCTCCGATCCATTTCGTGCCGATGTGGCGATTCTGGGTGGTGAGATAGCGGCCATAGGCCATGATCTTGGCTCCTCCAGGGAGATTGTCGACATAGATGGTCTGCATCTGGTCCCTGGATTCGTCGACATCCACGGACACTCGGAGCTCCGGGCCATGGTGGACCCTGGGCTCTACCCTAAGCTCCTTCAGGGCTACACTACCGAGCTGGGGGGCAACTGCGGGGTGGGACTTGCCCCGGTTCGCCACGAAGGAAGGGTCGATCTGGCCAAAGAGGTATCAGGGATACTGGGCCTTGGGCCCCAGGACTGGCCTTGGAGCTCCTTTCCCGAGCTGCTGGACCATCTGGGCTCTATGAACTTCGGTCTTGACCTGGGACTTTTAGTTCCTCATGGCCCCCTCAGGCGTTTCGTTATGGGAGAGAGGTCATGTCAGTCGGCCACGGCGGAGGACCTATCCCAGATGGCTATGTTGCTCGATCAGGCCATAGAGGCCGGGGCATTTGGCCTCTCCACAGGGCTTTTTTATGACCCCTGTTGCTACTGCGACGGCAGGGAGCTCGAGGCCCTTTTCTCCGTGGTTGCGGCCCGAGGAGGGCTGGTCTCGGTTCATCAGCGTAGCGAGGGCGACGGTATTCTCGATTCCCTTGAGGAGATCCTGTCTCCCGCCGAGAGGACCGGAGCCAGGCTACAGATATCCCACCTCAAGATAGGGGGTAGACGAAACGCTCACAAGTTGGAGGCGGTGTTGGGCAGAATAGGATCGGCGGTCGACTCTGGGGTGGACGTCGCCTTCGACCAATATCCCTACTCAGCTGGCTCCACGTCTCTGTACAGCCTGTTGCCCCCTAGATGGATGGGCTTAGATTTTAGCCTGCTAAGGCGATCTCTCTGTGATAAAGTAGATAGATCCATCATAAAGGAGGAGATGGAGAACCCGGATGGCTGGGACGGTGTACACTCTCTGGTCGGTTGGGGCGGCATCTACCTGACCTCCGCTCAGAGGGAGGAACATCGGCCATACCTGGGTAAAAGCTTGGAGGAGATAGGCAGGATGAGGGGAGAGGATCCCTTCGACTCGTTCTTTTATCTCCTGTCTGAGGAGGGGAAGGCGTTGACCATGATTGACTTTATCACCTCCGACGAAATGGTGGAGGGGATCATGGCTCACCCGCTCCAGATGTTCGGGACCGACGGCCTTTACTCTCCCTGCCCTCACCCCAGGACCTTCGGCTGTTCCTACAGGGTCCTTGGGGATTACGTGAAGGGAGGAAAACTCTCCCTGCCGGAGGCGGTGAACAAGCTGTCCTCGAGGCCAGCGACCAGGATGGGTCTTTCCGACAGAGGAACTATCCAGGTCGGCAAAAAGGCGGACCTGGTTGCCCTGGACATGGATGCCATGGCTAACATGGCTGACTACGGCCATCCCGACAGGATCGGGGAGGGCATACCTTTCGTCTGGGTAGGTGGAAAGCTGTCGGTCAGGGACAAGACGGTCGTCGGACTGGGAGGGCGGTTGCTAAGGAGGTGA
- a CDS encoding TRAP transporter large permease produces MTGFLGATFAILIVVGMPIGFVLGVAALLGMEQMGGGAILNLVPQRYFAGVDMFTLMAMPFFILAGEIMNKTGITQRLVKFSNILVGHLQGGLAHANIVASIFFAGITGAAVSDTAAIGSMLIPAMVDEGYDKDFSAAITAASSIIGPTIPPSNIMVIYGAFMQVSIAGLFMTGLVPGLLLGVALMIMTARISKKRGYPVGEKRATFKEMVIGLKDATVALLMPLIILGGILSGMFTPTEAAAVAVAYAMVLGFFVYRNLTLKELLPIFLKMARTTGVVFLVIAAASILGWVLTMEQIPMKVANFMLSISDNRYIIMGLILVMLMVVGMFMDIAAALIILGPILHPLAVQLGYHPLHFGIIMVLALNIALMTPPVGACLFVACGISKLSLEQISKEIWPFIIVEVMVLLLITFVPAIPLALPKAMGLLG; encoded by the coding sequence ATGACCGGATTTTTGGGAGCGACCTTCGCCATACTCATAGTCGTCGGGATGCCCATAGGCTTTGTCCTCGGAGTGGCTGCTCTGTTGGGAATGGAGCAGATGGGGGGAGGGGCCATTTTAAACCTGGTCCCTCAAAGATACTTCGCAGGGGTGGATATGTTCACTCTGATGGCTATGCCCTTTTTTATCCTCGCAGGGGAGATAATGAACAAGACGGGCATAACCCAGAGGTTGGTTAAATTCAGCAATATATTGGTTGGGCACCTACAGGGAGGTCTGGCCCACGCCAACATAGTGGCCTCCATCTTCTTCGCAGGAATCACCGGGGCGGCTGTCAGCGACACCGCAGCCATAGGCTCTATGCTCATACCGGCCATGGTGGACGAGGGATACGATAAAGACTTCTCCGCAGCTATAACCGCCGCTTCATCTATCATAGGTCCCACCATACCGCCGTCGAACATAATGGTCATATACGGGGCCTTCATGCAGGTTTCCATCGCGGGGCTCTTCATGACGGGGCTGGTGCCGGGACTTCTCCTCGGAGTGGCCCTTATGATAATGACCGCTCGGATATCGAAAAAAAGAGGTTACCCCGTAGGAGAGAAGAGGGCGACCTTTAAAGAGATGGTCATAGGGCTGAAAGACGCCACCGTGGCTCTTCTGATGCCCCTTATCATCCTAGGGGGGATCCTCTCGGGGATGTTTACCCCCACAGAGGCGGCGGCTGTAGCAGTCGCCTACGCCATGGTTCTCGGCTTCTTTGTGTACAGGAACCTCACCCTCAAAGAGCTTCTGCCTATATTCCTGAAGATGGCCCGCACCACGGGAGTGGTGTTCTTGGTGATAGCGGCGGCCTCCATACTGGGATGGGTCCTGACCATGGAGCAGATACCTATGAAGGTGGCAAACTTCATGCTCAGCATCAGCGATAACCGCTACATAATCATGGGATTAATTCTGGTTATGCTTATGGTGGTGGGGATGTTTATGGATATCGCTGCGGCCCTCATAATACTCGGGCCCATCCTTCACCCTCTGGCGGTGCAGTTAGGGTACCATCCCCTTCACTTCGGGATAATCATGGTGCTGGCACTGAACATAGCCCTCATGACCCCTCCGGTGGGAGCCTGTCTCTTCGTGGCCTGTGGCATAAGCAAGCTGAGTCTTGAGCAGATAAGCAAGGAGATATGGCCCTTTATTATCGTCGAGGTGATGGTGCTTCTGCTCATTACCTTCGTTCCCGCCATCCCTCTCGCCCTTCCAAAGGCGATGGGGCTTTTAGGTTGA
- a CDS encoding pyridoxal-phosphate dependent enzyme, with product MAYNLIDLTVHQDKLKNAIDRAREKGIVIPTFAQMKDPSKIPAEIQEKLKSVGLWDIDPLNLFRITWKNEPVKEGGLYSGVNYIEIPQSISGVKARILALVGKWFPTGAHKVGATFGCLAPRLVTGQFDPINQKAVWPSTGNYCRGGAYNAQLLGCESIAILPEGMSKERFEWLKKVAGEVIATPGSESNVKEIFDKTWELRNTRDNVVIFNQFEEMGNYLWHYQVTGDAIEEMLKDAMKEDDRYFGCAFTTGSAGTIGCGDYLKKLYPSSVIAASEALQCPTLLWNGWGAHRIEGIGDKHVPWVHNVRNTDMIVDVDDNDSMAWIRLFNEPAGKEYLKKQGVSEDLVEQLDLVGISGAANIISCIKMAKYYELTEKDVLVTVLTDSMELYNSRLTEMEEEFGPYGEMDAAIDYHQHAMGLSVDYMQELSYRDRKRVHDLKYYTWIEQQGKTMEELDAQWYDADRYWGEIRDMADKIDEKIEEFNDKVGLVK from the coding sequence ATGGCATACAATTTGATCGATCTGACGGTTCATCAGGACAAGCTGAAAAACGCGATTGACAGGGCCAGGGAAAAAGGCATAGTTATCCCCACCTTCGCCCAGATGAAGGACCCCTCTAAAATCCCTGCGGAAATTCAGGAGAAGCTCAAGTCCGTCGGCCTCTGGGACATCGACCCTCTAAACCTGTTCAGGATCACATGGAAGAACGAGCCGGTCAAGGAGGGGGGGCTTTACAGCGGAGTCAACTACATAGAGATTCCCCAGTCTATCTCCGGTGTGAAGGCCCGCATACTTGCGCTGGTGGGAAAGTGGTTCCCCACCGGAGCTCACAAGGTAGGAGCCACCTTCGGCTGTCTCGCCCCAAGGCTCGTGACGGGACAGTTCGACCCTATAAACCAGAAGGCAGTATGGCCCTCGACGGGCAACTACTGTAGAGGAGGGGCCTACAACGCCCAGCTTCTGGGATGCGAGTCCATCGCTATCCTCCCAGAGGGAATGAGCAAAGAGAGGTTCGAGTGGCTAAAGAAGGTGGCAGGGGAGGTCATAGCCACTCCCGGATCGGAGAGCAACGTAAAGGAGATCTTCGATAAGACCTGGGAGCTGAGAAACACCAGGGATAACGTGGTCATATTCAACCAGTTCGAGGAGATGGGCAACTACCTGTGGCACTACCAGGTTACCGGTGACGCCATAGAGGAGATGCTCAAGGATGCAATGAAAGAGGACGACCGTTACTTCGGATGTGCCTTCACGACAGGATCGGCGGGGACCATCGGCTGTGGCGACTACCTCAAAAAGCTGTACCCCTCCAGCGTTATCGCCGCCTCCGAGGCCCTTCAGTGCCCGACTCTTCTCTGGAACGGATGGGGAGCTCACAGGATAGAGGGCATCGGCGACAAGCACGTGCCTTGGGTACACAACGTCAGGAACACCGACATGATCGTAGACGTGGACGACAACGACTCTATGGCCTGGATCAGGCTATTCAACGAGCCAGCAGGCAAAGAATACCTCAAGAAGCAGGGCGTTTCCGAGGATCTGGTGGAGCAGCTCGATCTGGTCGGTATATCCGGCGCAGCCAACATAATCTCCTGCATAAAGATGGCCAAATACTACGAGCTCACAGAGAAGGACGTGCTGGTCACAGTGCTCACCGACTCTATGGAGCTGTACAACTCCCGTCTCACCGAGATGGAGGAGGAGTTCGGCCCCTACGGAGAGATGGACGCCGCCATCGACTACCACCAGCACGCCATGGGCCTCTCGGTGGACTACATGCAGGAGCTCTCCTACAGGGACAGAAAGAGGGTACACGACCTCAAGTACTACACCTGGATCGAGCAGCAGGGCAAAACGATGGAGGAGCTGGACGCCCAGTGGTACGACGCCGACCGCTACTGGGGCGAGATAAGGGATATGGCGGACAAAATAGACGAAAAGATAGAGGAGTTCAACGATAAGGTTGGCCTCGTAAAATAG
- a CDS encoding BMP family protein has product MNTKKAFVSLVLAACVALIGVVPGMASDKKPGDYKIVLVLPGPINDQSWNATNYAGLLACNEKLGTSMEYVENVQASDYESTFRNYAERGYDLIMAAGTQFDEAANRVASKYPDSVFCVVNGMVSNGPNVRPVLPKEYEASYLAGIIAGFTTKTGKIGMVGGFPNKLMVRLMNTYEYGVRIGSPEVSANRAYANSWSDVALGKQMATSMIDKGADVLFFYANQVGLGAIQAAKEKGVKFVGFASNQNDIAKGTVVASVYFDFAAMYTWTLEKFMEGTLAPEVNGAGVAEGIVKVAYTDQVSEEVRGYVKQAEEAISNGNVLYFASQFPESLD; this is encoded by the coding sequence ATGAACACGAAGAAAGCGTTTGTATCGTTGGTGCTAGCGGCATGTGTGGCTCTTATCGGTGTGGTCCCAGGTATGGCGTCGGACAAAAAACCAGGTGACTACAAAATCGTTCTGGTGCTCCCTGGTCCCATAAACGACCAGAGTTGGAACGCCACAAACTACGCAGGGCTTCTGGCCTGCAACGAAAAGCTGGGAACATCCATGGAATACGTCGAGAACGTACAGGCGAGCGATTACGAGTCGACCTTCAGAAACTACGCCGAGAGAGGTTACGACCTCATAATGGCGGCGGGAACCCAGTTCGACGAGGCCGCCAACAGGGTCGCCTCCAAATACCCTGACAGCGTTTTCTGCGTGGTCAACGGGATGGTCTCCAACGGACCTAACGTCCGTCCCGTCCTCCCCAAGGAATACGAGGCCAGCTACCTGGCTGGGATAATAGCCGGGTTCACCACAAAGACCGGAAAAATAGGGATGGTTGGAGGATTCCCCAACAAGCTTATGGTCCGCCTCATGAACACCTACGAGTACGGTGTCAGGATAGGTAGCCCCGAGGTCTCCGCTAACAGGGCCTACGCCAACTCCTGGAGCGATGTGGCCCTTGGCAAGCAGATGGCCACCTCCATGATAGACAAGGGAGCGGACGTCCTTTTCTTCTACGCCAACCAGGTCGGCCTGGGAGCCATACAGGCAGCCAAGGAGAAGGGAGTCAAGTTCGTCGGCTTCGCCAGCAACCAAAACGACATAGCCAAGGGCACGGTGGTGGCCAGCGTTTACTTCGACTTCGCCGCCATGTACACCTGGACTCTCGAGAAGTTCATGGAAGGAACCCTTGCCCCTGAGGTCAACGGAGCGGGAGTCGCCGAGGGCATCGTCAAGGTCGCCTACACCGACCAGGTCTCCGAGGAGGTCAGAGGATACGTGAAGCAGGCCGAGGAGGCCATCTCCAACGGCAACGTGCTTTACTTCGCCTCTCAGTTCCCTGAGTCTCTGGATTAA
- a CDS encoding ornithine carbamoyltransferase, which produces MNSVFRGRDFITLDEWTKEEIDTLLEVSKDLKRDFAMNKPTPYLPYQTVFLMFFEQSTRTRNSMEAGITQLGGHAHFLDTSTMQVSHGEVAKDTAVILSRMGHAIACRNCFWGIGNAYLRDMAKHSAVPILNLQDDLYHPMQGLADLMTIQEKRGGNLKNLKVSIIWAYATTHKKPISVPLTQSLLFPRYGMDVTLAYPEGYDLPEWVIEKAKKYADHTGGSFRITHDQEEAYKDADVVIPKNWGSWVKNPSTDVVDAGLEANKGWKCTADRFALADRDCMYMHALPADRKNEVEDCVIDGPNSIIYDEAENRLHTAKAVMALTMGGRGR; this is translated from the coding sequence ATGAACAGCGTATTCCGCGGCAGAGACTTTATCACCCTGGACGAGTGGACCAAGGAGGAGATAGATACTCTTCTCGAGGTCTCCAAGGACCTCAAAAGGGACTTCGCCATGAACAAGCCCACTCCCTACCTGCCCTACCAGACGGTATTCCTGATGTTCTTCGAGCAGTCCACCAGGACCAGAAACTCCATGGAGGCGGGCATCACCCAGCTCGGCGGTCACGCTCACTTCCTGGACACCAGCACCATGCAGGTGTCCCACGGTGAGGTCGCCAAGGACACCGCCGTCATACTCTCCAGGATGGGCCACGCCATAGCCTGCCGTAACTGCTTCTGGGGTATAGGAAACGCCTATCTCCGGGATATGGCCAAACACTCTGCCGTGCCGATCCTCAACCTCCAGGACGATCTCTATCACCCGATGCAGGGCCTGGCGGACCTGATGACCATCCAGGAGAAGAGGGGCGGAAACCTGAAAAACCTCAAGGTCTCCATCATATGGGCCTACGCGACGACCCATAAGAAACCTATCTCGGTGCCTCTGACGCAGAGCCTTCTGTTCCCCCGTTACGGCATGGACGTGACTTTGGCCTACCCCGAGGGATACGACCTTCCCGAGTGGGTCATAGAGAAGGCCAAGAAGTACGCCGACCACACCGGCGGCTCCTTCAGGATCACCCACGACCAGGAGGAGGCCTACAAGGACGCCGACGTGGTCATCCCGAAGAACTGGGGATCCTGGGTCAAGAACCCCAGCACCGATGTGGTGGACGCTGGCCTCGAGGCCAACAAGGGCTGGAAGTGTACCGCCGATCGGTTCGCTCTGGCGGACAGGGACTGTATGTACATGCACGCCCTTCCGGCGGACCGCAAGAACGAGGTCGAGGACTGCGTCATAGACGGCCCTAACTCCATAATCTACGACGAGGCCGAGAACAGGCTCCACACCGCCAAGGCGGTCATGGCTCTGACCATGGGCGGCAGAGGAAGATAG
- a CDS encoding ABC transporter ATP-binding protein, whose product MKGQEPDGVPAVELKGITKYFPGTVANEDVHISVKKGEVLALLGENGAGKTTLMRILYGMYRQDQGKILVDGSSVRIDSPQDAMALGIGMIHQHFSLVPVHSVAENVVLGLGSSMDRLDLERVSSELRELGSRYGLEVDPYGKVGQLPVGMQQRVEIVKALYRKARILIMDEPTAVLTPQETERLGEFVREFTSQGNSVILITHKLGEVMAMADSVTVMRAGKVVGSVSTAESSERELARMMVGRDLELVSGHREGLPGEPVLSVLDLTVKDDRGSIALNGLSLTVGRGEIFGIAGVSGNGQQELAEAICGLRAPVDGSITLNGRDITGLSVKEIIASGVGYIPADRHKDGLVLDMSVEENFILKNSGDRPYFRSGVMDGGSIGEHGAALVGRFSIKAPSPSTKAKALSGGNQQKVVIAREIGLGSSLLVAVQPIRGLDLGAADYVHSVLMEERSKGKAILLISTELSEVLTLSDRVGVIYGGRILDVLDRSDMDVDRIGLLMAGVEEVHHG is encoded by the coding sequence ATGAAAGGACAGGAACCTGACGGGGTTCCAGCGGTGGAGCTGAAGGGGATAACCAAGTACTTCCCCGGGACCGTGGCGAACGAGGACGTGCATATATCGGTGAAAAAGGGGGAGGTGCTGGCTCTTTTAGGGGAGAACGGAGCCGGAAAGACCACCCTGATGAGGATACTGTACGGCATGTACCGGCAGGATCAGGGGAAGATCCTGGTGGACGGCTCATCGGTGAGGATAGATTCCCCTCAGGACGCCATGGCTCTGGGGATAGGCATGATACACCAGCATTTCAGCCTGGTGCCGGTCCATTCGGTGGCGGAGAACGTCGTCCTAGGGCTAGGATCCTCTATGGATCGTCTCGATCTGGAGAGGGTCTCCTCGGAGCTGAGGGAGCTAGGTTCGCGGTACGGCCTTGAGGTCGACCCCTACGGCAAGGTGGGACAGCTTCCTGTGGGGATGCAGCAGAGGGTGGAGATAGTAAAGGCCCTCTACAGGAAGGCCAGAATACTCATAATGGACGAGCCTACGGCGGTCTTGACCCCTCAGGAGACCGAGAGGCTCGGCGAGTTCGTCAGGGAGTTCACCTCCCAGGGCAACTCGGTGATCCTCATAACCCATAAGCTGGGGGAGGTCATGGCCATGGCCGACTCGGTCACCGTGATGAGGGCGGGAAAGGTCGTAGGATCGGTGTCGACCGCCGAATCCAGCGAGAGGGAGCTGGCGAGGATGATGGTCGGAAGGGACCTTGAGCTGGTGTCCGGCCACAGGGAGGGCCTTCCCGGGGAGCCGGTGCTTTCGGTGCTGGACCTCACTGTGAAGGACGACAGGGGCTCTATCGCCCTGAACGGACTTTCTCTGACAGTTGGCAGAGGGGAGATATTCGGCATAGCGGGGGTAAGCGGAAACGGACAGCAGGAGCTCGCTGAGGCCATCTGCGGCCTGAGGGCCCCGGTTGATGGATCTATAACCCTCAACGGCAGGGATATCACCGGCCTATCGGTGAAGGAAATAATTGCCTCCGGCGTCGGCTACATACCGGCGGATAGACATAAAGACGGTCTGGTCCTGGATATGTCGGTGGAGGAGAACTTTATACTCAAAAACAGCGGCGACAGGCCTTATTTCAGGTCCGGCGTGATGGACGGCGGCTCCATAGGGGAACACGGAGCGGCCCTTGTGGGCAGGTTCTCCATAAAGGCTCCGTCCCCATCCACAAAGGCGAAGGCCCTCTCCGGCGGAAACCAGCAGAAGGTGGTCATAGCCAGGGAGATCGGCCTTGGATCCAGCCTTTTGGTTGCCGTCCAGCCCATAAGGGGACTGGACCTAGGGGCGGCGGACTACGTCCACTCGGTCCTGATGGAGGAGAGGTCCAAGGGAAAGGCCATTCTTCTCATATCGACGGAGCTTTCGGAGGTACTGACCCTTTCCGACCGAGTAGGGGTCATATACGGTGGGAGAATACTGGACGTCCTGGACCGGAGTGACATGGACGTGGACAGAATAGGCCTTCTGATGGCAGGGGTGGAGGAGGTTCATCATGGCTGA
- a CDS encoding TRAP transporter substrate-binding protein yields MNRKTMIVAMALVFALTTSAMAGPKVLKLAHLNPQQPFENATGAMAAVFKSMVEAGTNGSVQVTLFPAGQLGNERETMEQVKIGVVQSYISSAGGMAPFYPLYGVLDIPFAVPNYAVAWKVFDGSFGDYLKEDIRQATGFRVLGFGEAGGFFQLSNSKRPIETVDDMKGLKMRTMTLPTHQNLMKTYGAAATPIAWAEVYTALQTGVADGQHNPLPIVLLGKLFEVQKYLTLTNHIYSTYCWVMNDEFWNDLTDNEKDVVNSSAMTAIVAGRGLNRIIEGSDKGLPTIIEKGMKVNTPTPEAMEKFRAMGKDSAMAFIKENFGDKGIEIADLYLKAIDEAVAEINPVN; encoded by the coding sequence ATGAACCGTAAAACTATGATCGTAGCGATGGCACTGGTGTTTGCCCTTACGACCTCCGCCATGGCGGGGCCGAAGGTGCTTAAACTGGCTCACCTGAACCCACAACAGCCCTTCGAGAACGCCACAGGAGCCATGGCGGCGGTGTTCAAGAGCATGGTCGAGGCCGGCACCAACGGATCGGTCCAGGTCACCCTTTTCCCAGCTGGGCAGCTGGGAAACGAGAGGGAGACCATGGAGCAGGTCAAGATCGGCGTGGTCCAGAGCTATATATCCTCCGCCGGTGGAATGGCCCCCTTCTATCCCCTCTACGGTGTGCTGGACATACCCTTCGCCGTCCCTAACTATGCCGTGGCATGGAAGGTCTTCGACGGCTCCTTCGGCGACTACCTTAAAGAGGACATCCGTCAGGCTACGGGCTTCAGGGTGCTGGGATTCGGCGAGGCCGGCGGCTTCTTCCAGCTCTCCAACAGCAAAAGACCCATCGAGACCGTGGACGACATGAAGGGGCTTAAGATGAGGACAATGACCCTTCCGACCCACCAGAACCTCATGAAGACCTACGGTGCCGCCGCCACCCCCATAGCCTGGGCTGAGGTCTACACCGCCCTCCAGACCGGCGTTGCTGACGGACAGCACAACCCCCTTCCCATAGTGCTCCTTGGGAAGCTCTTCGAGGTTCAGAAGTACCTCACCCTCACCAACCACATCTACAGCACCTATTGCTGGGTTATGAACGACGAGTTCTGGAACGACCTCACCGACAACGAGAAGGACGTCGTAAACTCCTCCGCCATGACCGCCATAGTGGCTGGCCGTGGGCTCAACAGGATAATAGAGGGGTCGGACAAAGGCCTTCCCACCATCATAGAGAAGGGAATGAAGGTCAACACCCCGACACCTGAGGCTATGGAGAAGTTCAGGGCGATGGGCAAAGACTCCGCCATGGCCTTCATAAAGGAGAACTTCGGAGACAAGGGCATCGAGATAGCGGACCTCTACCTCAAGGCCATCGACGAGGCTGTGGCAGAGATAAACCCGGTCAACTAG
- a CDS encoding TRAP transporter small permease — protein sequence MTDGKKSAGQGIFSLAQRLGDGLERFLEIPVLILSVVMTVSVLAGVFFCYVLRSPLGWSEEFSRYVMIWMALLSVGLCIWRQEHVGVTMFIKKLPRLLAKLVVFASNCLIMYFLYVLVVYGFRMAERGKYQIATGLNTTMEWWLMAVPVSALVCMVMLGCKMVLDVRRKNLDDILMSEELVDAVKREEGLDF from the coding sequence ATGACCGACGGAAAGAAGAGCGCAGGCCAGGGGATCTTCTCCCTGGCCCAGCGCCTAGGTGACGGGTTGGAGCGTTTTTTAGAGATACCGGTACTAATTCTATCGGTGGTCATGACCGTATCGGTGCTGGCGGGGGTGTTTTTTTGCTACGTACTGAGGTCTCCCCTGGGATGGAGCGAGGAATTTTCCAGATACGTGATGATATGGATGGCCCTGCTATCGGTGGGGCTCTGTATATGGAGACAGGAGCACGTCGGTGTCACCATGTTTATAAAAAAGCTCCCAAGGCTTTTGGCTAAACTCGTGGTTTTCGCCTCAAACTGTCTGATAATGTACTTCCTCTACGTTCTGGTGGTTTACGGATTCAGGATGGCCGAGAGGGGAAAGTACCAGATCGCGACCGGGTTGAACACCACCATGGAGTGGTGGCTCATGGCGGTACCGGTAAGCGCTTTGGTGTGTATGGTCATGCTGGGCTGCAAGATGGTCCTGGACGTCCGCAGAAAGAACTTAGACGACATACTGATGTCCGAGGAGCTGGTGGACGCCGTCAAGAGAGAGGAAGGCCTCGACTTCTGA